One Kitasatospora sp. NBC_01287 DNA window includes the following coding sequences:
- a CDS encoding LysR family transcriptional regulator, which translates to MLDSRHIRTFHEVVSTGSFTAAARSLGYTQPAVTQQIRALEREAGVPLFTRDGRRMKLTEAGETLARHAGVILENLGAAQQQLQALARLRAGRVRVCAFPSANATLIPEAMAALLAEHPGVRVELLEAEPPESLHKLLAGECDIALSFSYPGMRAELPPELVEVRLMEDLLTVLLPVGHPLARRHAVRLAELAQARWIAGCPRCRANFLHICAEQGFDPDIVFTTDDNLALQSLVAAGVGLAVAPSLVLSFLNHRKVTGRALEPHVRRQVCAYVLREHLPLPATELVLDGLRAAAAARVGC; encoded by the coding sequence CCGCGGCCGCGCGCTCCCTCGGCTACACCCAGCCGGCTGTCACCCAGCAGATCCGCGCCCTGGAGCGCGAGGCCGGCGTGCCGCTCTTCACCCGCGACGGGCGCCGGATGAAGCTGACCGAGGCGGGCGAGACGCTGGCCCGGCACGCGGGGGTGATCCTGGAGAACCTCGGCGCCGCCCAGCAGCAGCTCCAGGCCCTGGCCCGGCTGCGGGCCGGCCGGGTGCGGGTCTGCGCCTTCCCGAGCGCCAACGCCACCCTGATACCCGAGGCGATGGCCGCGCTGCTGGCCGAGCACCCCGGCGTGCGGGTGGAACTGCTGGAGGCCGAGCCACCCGAGTCACTGCACAAGCTGCTGGCCGGCGAGTGCGACATCGCGCTCTCCTTCAGCTACCCCGGGATGCGTGCCGAGCTGCCGCCCGAACTGGTGGAGGTCCGGTTGATGGAGGACCTGCTGACGGTGCTGCTGCCGGTCGGCCACCCGCTGGCCCGCCGGCACGCGGTGCGGCTGGCCGAGCTGGCCCAGGCCCGCTGGATCGCGGGCTGTCCGCGCTGCCGGGCCAACTTCCTGCACATCTGCGCCGAGCAGGGCTTCGACCCGGACATCGTCTTCACCACCGACGACAACCTCGCGCTGCAGAGCCTGGTGGCCGCCGGGGTCGGCCTGGCGGTGGCGCCCTCGCTGGTCCTCTCCTTCCTCAACCACCGCAAGGTGACAGGCCGGGCGCTGGAGCCGCACGTCCGCCGCCAGGTCTGCGCCTACGTGCTGCGCGAGCACCTGCCGCTGCCGGCCACCGAGCTGGTGCTGGACGGGCTGCGCGCGGCGGCCGCCGCCCGGGTGGGCTGCTGA